The proteins below are encoded in one region of Salvelinus fontinalis isolate EN_2023a chromosome 10, ASM2944872v1, whole genome shotgun sequence:
- the LOC129863467 gene encoding ras-related protein Rab-39B-like encodes MEAIWLYQFRLIVIGDSTVGKSCLIRRFTEGRFAHVSDPTVGVDFFSRLVEIEPGKRIKLQIWDTAGQERFRSITRAYYRNSVGGLLLFDITNRRSFQNVHEWLEEARSHVQPHSIVFLLVGHKCDLEPQRQVSQQEAEKLAGTYGMRYVETSARDAINVEKAFTELTRDIFELVKSGDINIQEGWEGVKSGLVPNVVHSSEEVTKSGRRCLC; translated from the exons ATGGAAGCGATATGGCTGTACCAGTTTCGACTCATCGTCATTGGGGACTCGACAGTAGGAAAGTCGTGCCTGATCCGGCGATTCACAGAGGGACGCTTTGCGCATGTGTCCGACCCCACAGTAGGTGTAGACTTCTTCTCACGCCTAGTGGAGATAGAACCAGGCAAACGCATTAAACTTCAAATCTGGGACACAGCCGGACAAGAGCGATTCAG gTCTATTACCAGGGCTTATTACCGTAACTCTGTTGGGGGGCTGCTGCTGTTCGACATCACCAACCGTCGCTCCTTCCAGAATGTGCATGAGTGGCTGGAGGAGGCCCGGAGTCACGTCCAGCCTCACAGCATTGTCTTTCTGTTGGTGGGCCACAAGTGCGACCTGGAGCCCCAGAGGCAGGTGAGCCAGCAGGAGGCTGAGAAGCTGGCAGGTACCTATGGCATGCGCTACGTGGAGACATCGGCTCGCGACGCCATCAACGTGGAAAAGGCCTTCACTGAGCTAACGCGGGACATCTTCGAGCTCGTGAAGAGCGGTGACATCAACATCCAGGAGGGTTGGGAGGGGGTGAAGAGTGGCTTGGTGCCCAACGTGGTGCACTCCTCAGAAGAGGTCACCAAGAGCGGCCGCCGGTGCCTCTGCTGA